Proteins co-encoded in one Saprospira grandis genomic window:
- a CDS encoding carboxypeptidase regulatory-like domain-containing protein: MAADINTGLYVFDANYQRACWLEGLVRDSVSGNPIFGAHVEINNTAVFDDSRITGEYKTGYGVAGSYSVTFSKAGYFPKTISVNLAHGQVSQENVELVPMQAFSFSGQVIDSLSGSPIANAIVELKSPDYSHTVNTDNSGNFNIPSMFQDNYSIYVGKWGHHTKLLSQNINANTGQLTAELVSGYRDEFALDLGWTSSATATTGLWARANSEGLSYNGSPATPDGDLNFDLGELCYITGDQNNGAVGGDDIDGGDVILRSPNFDVLDYGDAYINFYAWFYNGGGSGAANDSMVVTLHNGLNSAVLAVYTNTNGWTGLQSFRIADYLPPVNNMWIEVLAFDRNGGHIAEGAIDLFSVVDASPTGLEAPQELSQNKIQVHPNPSQHSFMLRLEQPLAQDQMIMVYNSLGQLMAEQKMTAGQQQLEIGAHWPRGTYYLRLGQEKAILLQKLD, encoded by the coding sequence TTGGCTGCCGACATCAATACGGGCCTTTATGTTTTTGACGCCAACTACCAAAGAGCCTGCTGGTTAGAGGGTTTGGTTAGGGATAGCGTTTCGGGTAACCCTATTTTTGGCGCTCATGTAGAAATCAATAACACCGCTGTTTTTGATGACTCTCGCATCACGGGAGAGTACAAAACGGGTTATGGCGTAGCGGGGAGCTATAGCGTGACCTTTAGCAAGGCGGGCTATTTTCCCAAGACCATTTCGGTCAATTTGGCCCATGGCCAAGTCAGTCAGGAAAATGTAGAGTTGGTTCCCATGCAGGCCTTTAGCTTTTCGGGCCAAGTTATTGACTCGCTTAGTGGCAGTCCCATTGCCAACGCCATTGTAGAGCTAAAATCGCCAGATTACAGCCATACAGTCAATACAGACAACAGCGGGAATTTCAATATTCCTAGCATGTTCCAAGATAACTACAGCATTTATGTGGGCAAATGGGGACATCATACCAAGCTCCTCAGCCAAAACATCAATGCCAATACGGGCCAATTGACCGCAGAATTGGTTTCAGGTTACCGCGATGAGTTTGCCCTAGATTTGGGCTGGACCAGTAGCGCTACCGCAACTACAGGACTTTGGGCCCGCGCCAACTCTGAGGGCCTTAGCTACAATGGTAGCCCCGCCACACCTGATGGCGACCTCAATTTTGACCTTGGAGAGCTTTGCTATATTACTGGAGACCAAAATAATGGGGCCGTTGGCGGCGATGATATTGATGGCGGCGACGTTATTCTGCGCTCTCCCAATTTTGATGTTTTAGATTATGGCGATGCCTATATTAACTTCTACGCCTGGTTCTACAATGGCGGCGGAAGCGGAGCAGCTAACGATTCCATGGTCGTCACGCTACACAACGGACTCAACTCTGCCGTTTTGGCTGTTTATACCAACACCAACGGCTGGACAGGCCTGCAGAGCTTCCGCATTGCCGATTACCTTCCTCCTGTCAATAATATGTGGATAGAGGTTTTGGCTTTTGACCGTAATGGCGGCCATATTGCCGAGGGCGCTATTGATCTCTTTTCGGTGGTCGATGCCTCTCCTACTGGCCTTGAGGCGCCTCAAGAGCTGAGTCAGAACAAAATTCAGGTACATCCCAATCCTAGTCAGCATTCTTTTATGCTTCGTTTAGAGCAGCCCCTGGCCCAGGACCAAATGATTATGGTCTACAATAGTTTGGGCCAATTAATGGCAGAACAAAAGATGACTGCGGGTCAACAACAGCTAGAAATTGGCGCTCATTGGCCAAGAGGAACCTATTATCTCCGTTTGGGCCAAGAAAAAGCCATCTTGCTTCAAAAGTTAGATTAA
- a CDS encoding LVIVD repeat-containing protein: MQYKLTLAFLALVFGLQAQTNYGLNLLSNFDYAEDGNDIWGWVHPTTGVEYALMGTREKTSIVSLANPAAPVEVQTISGSNSIWRDIKTWGNYAYVTTDQGNDGLLIIDLSGLPNNISYNFWKPELTINNNTDTLLRAHNIYIDEGGYAYIAGSNISNGEPFFLDLNANPAQPTLAGFVPPIYAHDVYARGDTLWTSDIYTGEFTGYDVSNKANPIALGSQATPDNFTHNAWISDDGNTLFTTDERANAYIGSYDVSDMSNIVELDRWQPYETIGEGVIPHNVHVKDEFLIISYYTDGLIVVDAQRPDNLVEVAKYDTYTGQNSGFFGC, translated from the coding sequence ATGCAGTACAAATTGACGCTGGCCTTTTTGGCCTTAGTGTTTGGCTTGCAAGCCCAGACCAACTATGGGCTCAACCTACTCTCCAATTTTGATTATGCCGAGGATGGCAATGATATTTGGGGCTGGGTGCATCCCACAACAGGGGTAGAATATGCCTTGATGGGCACCCGAGAGAAAACCTCTATTGTGAGTTTGGCCAATCCCGCCGCTCCGGTAGAAGTGCAGACGATTAGCGGCTCTAACTCTATCTGGCGCGATATTAAAACCTGGGGCAACTATGCCTATGTGACCACCGACCAAGGCAATGACGGTTTGTTGATCATTGACCTTTCGGGCCTGCCCAACAACATTAGCTACAACTTCTGGAAGCCCGAATTAACCATTAACAATAATACCGATACCCTTCTTCGGGCGCACAACATCTATATTGATGAGGGGGGCTACGCCTATATTGCGGGCAGTAATATCTCTAATGGAGAGCCTTTCTTTTTGGACCTCAATGCCAATCCCGCCCAGCCTACTTTAGCGGGTTTTGTGCCTCCTATCTATGCACATGATGTCTATGCCAGAGGCGATACCCTTTGGACCTCAGACATTTACACTGGAGAATTTACGGGCTATGATGTAAGCAACAAAGCCAACCCCATTGCCTTGGGTAGTCAGGCCACCCCCGATAACTTCACGCATAATGCCTGGATTTCGGATGATGGCAACACCCTTTTCACCACCGATGAACGGGCCAATGCCTATATTGGCAGCTATGATGTTTCTGATATGAGTAATATTGTAGAACTAGACCGCTGGCAGCCTTATGAAACCATTGGCGAGGGCGTGATTCCGCATAATGTGCATGTCAAAGATGAGTTTTTGATTATCTCTTATTATACCGACGGCTTGATTGTAGTTGACGCCCAGCGTCCCGACAACCTGGTGGAAGTGGCCAAATACGATACTTATACGGGCCAAAATAGCGGCTTTTTTGGCTGCTAG
- the fabG gene encoding 3-oxoacyl-[acyl-carrier-protein] reductase: MKLLAGKVALVTGGSRGIGSAIVKKFAEQGAHVVFTYRSSSEQAEALAKEAEALSEGIKVLAYQSDAADFDQAAQLIKDIVKEFGQIDVLVNNAGITRDNLLLRMNEQQWDDVMTTNLKSVFNLCKHAARPMLKARSGSIINITSIVGVNGNPGQANYAASKAGMIGFTKSLAYEMGSRGIRCNAIAPGFIATEMTDKLSDELKEQMIKNTALQRLGQGEEIANVCLFLASELSSYVTGDTIMVTGGMR, from the coding sequence ATGAAATTACTAGCCGGAAAAGTGGCCCTAGTCACTGGTGGTTCTCGTGGAATTGGATCCGCTATTGTGAAAAAATTTGCCGAACAAGGCGCTCATGTGGTCTTTACTTACCGCTCTTCTTCTGAGCAGGCAGAGGCCTTGGCCAAAGAGGCCGAAGCCCTTTCTGAGGGGATTAAGGTCCTTGCCTACCAATCTGATGCTGCTGATTTTGATCAGGCGGCTCAACTAATTAAGGATATTGTGAAGGAGTTTGGCCAAATCGATGTGTTGGTCAATAATGCGGGCATCACTCGCGACAATCTGCTCCTTCGTATGAATGAGCAACAATGGGATGATGTGATGACTACAAACCTCAAGTCGGTCTTCAATTTGTGCAAACATGCCGCCCGCCCCATGCTCAAGGCCCGTAGCGGCAGCATCATCAATATTACGTCTATTGTGGGCGTAAATGGCAACCCTGGCCAAGCCAATTATGCCGCATCTAAGGCGGGGATGATCGGATTTACCAAGTCTTTGGCCTACGAAATGGGCTCTAGAGGTATCCGCTGCAATGCTATTGCCCCCGGCTTTATTGCTACCGAAATGACGGACAAACTCAGCGATGAGCTCAAGGAGCAAATGATCAAGAATACGGCCCTGCAACGCCTTGGCCAAGGTGAAGAAATTGCCAATGTTTGCCTTTTCTTGGCCTCTGAGCTCTCTTCTTATGTGACTGGCGATACGATTATGGTGACTGGCGGTATGCGCTAG